The following proteins come from a genomic window of Eleutherodactylus coqui strain aEleCoq1 unplaced genomic scaffold, aEleCoq1.hap1 HAP1_SCAFFOLD_161, whole genome shotgun sequence:
- the LOC136599327 gene encoding histone H4, with the protein MSGRGKGGKGLGKGGAKRHRKVLRDNIQGITKPAIRRLARRGGVKRISGLIYEETRGVLKVFLENVIRDAVTYTEHAKRKTVTAMDVVYALKRQGRTLYGFGG; encoded by the coding sequence ATGTCTGGTCGCGGTAAAGGAGGGAAAGGTCTTGGGAAGGGCGGCGCCAAGCGGCACAGGAAGGTGCTCCGCGATAACATCCAGGGcatcaccaagcctgccatccgccgtctagctcgcaggggtggcgtcaagcgtatctccggcctcatctatgaagagactcgcggcgtcctgaaagtcttcctggagaacGTGATCCGCGACGCCGTCACCTACACCGAGCACGCCAAGCGCAAGACCGTCACTGCTATGGACGTGGTGTACGCGCTCAAGCGCCAGGGCCGCACTCTCTACGGCTTCGGAGGTTAA